The genomic interval GGAGGAACAGGGCCTGTCCGTTCGCGGTGCGTGAGGCATCCAGCACGGCCTTGATGCGCTGCACCTCCGCGTAGAAGTAGGAGACGCCGCGCTCCAGCGAGTCCTTCACGCGCATGCTGGTGAGCACGTGGAGGGGAGACAGGCGCAGCGACGTGGCGCACACGGGCGCGCCGGCGAGCGCCAGGACGACGTTGGTGCCCATGGCGCGCATGAGGGTCGTCTTGCCGCTCATGTTGGAGCCGGTGATGACCAGGGCGTGCGCGGGGCCGGGCAGGGACACGTCGTTGGGCACCGGGGCATCCAGGAGCGGGTGGCCCAGTTGCCTGGCTTCCATGACCGGGCCTCGGGGCTCGAGGGTGGGCCAGGCGAAGGCGGGCCGGTCATGGGCGAGGCCCGCGATGCAGGACAGGGCCTCGAGCTCGGCGAGGGACTCGAACCAGTGGCGCAGGCGGGCGCCGTGCTTCGCGCGCCAGTTCTCCAGCGCGAAGAGGGCGTGGATGTCCCAGAGGGTGAGCCAGTGCACCAGGGGGTGGAACTGGTGGCGCTTGAACTCGATGAGCGAGAAGAGCTGGCTGAAGCGGCGGAAGTGCGCCGACACGGGGGGCTCGCCCTGGGGCTGGAGGCCCTGCTGGAGGTTGCGCAGGAGGGGGTGTTCGAAGCGCTGGCTCTCCATGCGCTCGAAGAGCGGGGCGTAGCGGACGAAGCCCTGCTCACCCTTCTCCACGGCCTCGTCCATCTTGCGCAGCGTGCGGCGCGTGGCCACGGCGACGGCGAGCTGCGCGGCGAGGCCCGCCCAGACGGAGGAGCCCGGGAGCACTCCGACTTCGCCCAGGATGAAGAGCGTCAGCGTCACCGGGGGCAGGAGGATGGCGAGGGGGCGGGACCAGCGGATGGAGGTGAGGGAGGGGCCGGCTTCGGCCCATTGGATGAAGAGGCTCGGGTCGGCCTTCTCCTTGGCCACGGTGCGTGCGTCGACGCAGAGGTCCTGGCGGAAGTCCACGCGAGGGGCCAACTCCTTGGCCGCGCCCTGACGGGCCTCCACGGTCTCCACCGTCGCGGGTGAGGAGAGCCAGGAGGCCAGTCGTTCTTCACCGGCGCGTGTCGCCGTCTCGTTGAGGAGTTGGAAGAGGCTGCCCTGCCCGAAGACGTCCAGGTCGGGGGTGTAGAGATGGGAAGGAGAGGCGAAGCGTTCGCCGCGTTCGGGGAACTCGTGCCAGCCGTGGCCGAGCCGGGCGAGGCCTCGCTCGTTGAGCGTGACGTAGAGGCGTTGGCGGGCCTCGCGGCGGAAGATTTGATGATGCAGGACGGCGAGCACGCCGTAGAAGACGGCCGCGCCCACCGCGCCCCACCACCACGTCTTGGGGATGCGACCGGTGATGATGAGTCCGCCGAGGATGACGGCGACGAGGAAGGCGAGGGTGCGGAGGTTGGCGTAGCGAGCGCTGACGCTGTCCAAGGCGGACAGCTCCGCCTGGGCGGCGGCGCGGCGCTCGGTGTACGTGGCGTGGGGAGTGGGGGGCGTGACGTTCGCGGACACTGTGGCCGCGCATGCTGTGCTTCCAGCCTCCCCAGGGCAAGAGCCCCCTGTCCCGGTGGGGGCTGCGGACGCTTGAGGCGTCATCCGCTCGTCACGAGCGGGGTGTTTCGAGTACCCCGTGCGGTACCGGCGGACCTCCTATTGGATGCAGGAGGGGCGGAGGGGCCCATGTGCCCTGGGCCTATGTCCTGGTGCGCGCCACGAGCAATTCTTGGTGTTGCCCTCGGAGTCGCACGAGGTTGGGGTCGCCTCGCGTCCCTGACCGCTGGGGGAAGTTCAGAGACAAGTGTCTCCCGCGAAGCGGTCCGCTCCGGTGTCGCCCGATGGCTGGGGGGCTCTCCAGGAGAGCCTTGTTGATGGGCTTCAGGAAGGCGCCCTTCTCGGTGAACTGGCGCCGAGGGCCGGGAGTGGGGCGCCGAACCGCTGGTGTACGGGGATGTGCCAGCGTTCTTTGAGGTGCACGCCTACATGCTGCTGCTGTGCATTGCGTCCGCCGAAGCGACGTGGGCAGAGGATGATGCCCCTACCGCTGTTGGACGTGAACAGCCTGTGCTCTTGAGATGGGGCGGGTATCCGCTACGGGTCATGAACACGCGTTTGCCCGGCGAAGACCTGACGTTGAACTCTGAGCTGACGTCGCATTTCGATCCCGCGAACAAGCTGCCCTCCGACTTTGTCTGGCCGCAGTCCTTACGGGCTCCAATCGTCAGGTCTGAGTCTCATGCCCAAGGATGGCCCCTCACGCACTGACCAGCCACTTTGCGGTCAGGAAGAGTCCAGGGATTCGTCGAGTTGCTCCCGGTTTGGGGCAACTCGGTGAAACACTCACGAAGGGCTTCAGGAGTCGTCCGCTCTTGGTTGCTATGGGGCTGGGCACTCTCGCGGCTTGAGTCCTCGAGGTTGCGGATGCGCGTCATTCTTGCCGGGAGTCGCGACGAGGACGGAGGCGCGAGAGAGGGTTTGGCCGATAGAACTTCACCGGGAGGTGGTTGCGGAGTCTGGCTTTGTCAGAACTCAGTCTCAGGATGTGAAGGAATCGAGAAGAGTGAGACGCGTTGGGTTGATTGATTCTTCACCGAATGATGCCGAAATCGTGATGAAGAAAGCGCGGTTCTCTGCTCTCTGTGTGAAGGGACCCGGCCGACATTTCTTGTTGCGGAGCGAGATGTTCAGTCGGCATGGGAATATGGTTGTTCGATGGTAGTGGTGTATTGAAATGTTTGGTCGTCGCTGATAGGGTTCATCTTGGTGATGCCGCGCTTGGCATTCGATTTGGCCCCATTGGACGGCATTGCCGGAGCTCATACATATGAAGAAGATGGTGATGATGTCGCTGGTGGTTGTGCTGGGGTTCTCGGGTGAGGCTGCCGCTGCCCCGACGGGACTGCGGAAGATCCTGAACATTGGATGTGAGACGGCCCGCAATATCTGCTGGGTGGAGGTGTCGGGTGCCGCTGTTGGCCCGTCGGCGTGTTTGGGCACCTCGCTGCGCTTCTCTCCTGCGGCACCCAATGGCAAGAGCATCCTGTCCCTTCTGACGGGGGCGTTCCTTGCTGGCAAGGAGGTCAATTTCGAGGTCAGCACCACCGAGTGTTTCGCGGAGCAGCCGATCTTCCCTGGGATTGGTTTCATCAACTTCATCTGAGTCGAGACCTTCCATGCAGATGCCCAGACTTGGCTTGCGAATGACGCAAGCGCTGGTGCTCGCCTTGGCGGTCTCCTGTGGAGAGGCATCGGACATCGGTGTCCCTTCAGCCGACGGAAGTCTTGACGATGGGTGGAGGGCTTTCCGCGCCCAGGTCGTTGAGAGTTCCTCGCGACCAGGGGTTTTCATCGTCGAGGGAGACATCGCCATCCATGGCGAGGCGGCGCTGCGAAAGTACTACCAAGAGCGGATGACGCGTGTGTCCCAGCCGTTGACGGTCCGTTTGACGCCATCGGGCGACGATGTGTGGCCAGAGGCCTCAAAACACGCGCTGACGTATTGTGTTTCCCCAGGGTTTCTCGGCACGAAGAGGGAGACCGTACGCGTCGCAATGGCGCAAGCAGCTGAATCCTGGAGTCGGCGAGTCGGAGTGACCATCCGCCATGACGCGTCCGCGGATCTTGACTGTGACAACGTTGAAGCGGGCTCTTTCGGCATGGTGACGTTTGAAGTCCGACCCGCCTTGGCCACGGACCGCTTCATTGCCCGTGCATTCTTCCCGAGTGACCCTGCGTATGATCGCATCGTCTGGATTCATTCGGATGCATTCACCCCGGCAACGGCGAATAATCATACATTGGAAGAGGTCCTTCGCCACGAGCTGGGGCATGTGATGGGGTTCCGTCACGAGCACATCTGGATCTCGCCCGTGTCTGGTCAAGATACGTGCAAGTCCGAAGACTCGGGGCAGCCTGGGCATCAGGATGACGCGCGGCAGCTCGTGGGCGGCTATGACGTCCTGTCGATCATGCACTACGCCCAGTGCCGACCCGCGGGTTCGTCGTGGGCCTATGCCCAGACGGAGACGGACTACCGTGCGGCCATTTCGCTCTACGGGCTGGCTCCGTCGTTGATTGTCGGGGCTGTCACGGCGCTGTAATCGCGAAGTCTCGCGGGTCACTCCCGCGCCGTGAACACATTCCTGTCATGACGTGAGCTGCACTCGCGAGGATTCTCCTGGCCATGGGAGAGGTGTACCCATGGCCAGGAGGGCTCTCAGCCCCAAAGCTCTCGGGGTGGCCAGAAGAGGGTGTTGCCCTCGAAGTGGATGCCCGGCTCGCGGTCCTTGGCGAGCAGCAGCGGGCCATCCAGGTCCACCACCTCCGCACCCTGGGCCACCAATGCAGCGGGAGCCATGGCCAGGGACGTGGCCACCATGCAGCCCACCATGAGCTGGAGCCCGTGTCCTCGCGCCTCCTGGGCCAGGGCCAGGGCCTCGGTGAGCCCTCCTGTCTTGTCGAGCTTGATGTTGATGGCGTCGTACTTG from Myxococcus stipitatus carries:
- a CDS encoding MutS-related protein — its product is MSANVTPPTPHATYTERRAAAQAELSALDSVSARYANLRTLAFLVAVILGGLIITGRIPKTWWWGAVGAAVFYGVLAVLHHQIFRREARQRLYVTLNERGLARLGHGWHEFPERGERFASPSHLYTPDLDVFGQGSLFQLLNETATRAGEERLASWLSSPATVETVEARQGAAKELAPRVDFRQDLCVDARTVAKEKADPSLFIQWAEAGPSLTSIRWSRPLAILLPPVTLTLFILGEVGVLPGSSVWAGLAAQLAVAVATRRTLRKMDEAVEKGEQGFVRYAPLFERMESQRFEHPLLRNLQQGLQPQGEPPVSAHFRRFSQLFSLIEFKRHQFHPLVHWLTLWDIHALFALENWRAKHGARLRHWFESLAELEALSCIAGLAHDRPAFAWPTLEPRGPVMEARQLGHPLLDAPVPNDVSLPGPAHALVITGSNMSGKTTLMRAMGTNVVLALAGAPVCATSLRLSPLHVLTSMRVKDSLERGVSYFYAEVQRIKAVLDASRTANGQALFLLDEILLGTNTRERQLASREVLRLLLSTGACGAVTTHDLSLTALANEPGAHVRNVHFRDHLEEGKMVFDYTLREGVVDTTNALRVLRLAGVPVDDPEAPSN
- a CDS encoding M57 family metalloprotease; translation: MQMPRLGLRMTQALVLALAVSCGEASDIGVPSADGSLDDGWRAFRAQVVESSSRPGVFIVEGDIAIHGEAALRKYYQERMTRVSQPLTVRLTPSGDDVWPEASKHALTYCVSPGFLGTKRETVRVAMAQAAESWSRRVGVTIRHDASADLDCDNVEAGSFGMVTFEVRPALATDRFIARAFFPSDPAYDRIVWIHSDAFTPATANNHTLEEVLRHELGHVMGFRHEHIWISPVSGQDTCKSEDSGQPGHQDDARQLVGGYDVLSIMHYAQCRPAGSSWAYAQTETDYRAAISLYGLAPSLIVGAVTAL